Proteins from a genomic interval of Hemicordylus capensis ecotype Gifberg chromosome 14, rHemCap1.1.pri, whole genome shotgun sequence:
- the LOC128337101 gene encoding speckle targeted PIP5K1A-regulated poly(A) polymerase-like produces MVSGTDRFRAGIMAALEDAESLPRGGFRCRLCHVSVANKPSLEDHLRGKKHQRLEHLRTARPAQEQRSVFGRGFRKGTLASERSDYFQAYGEVVDVVMDKEKTSREQERPGTRRKPSCTTSGGGRKSVRKPRLSEAGIAPS; encoded by the exons ATGGTTTCGGGGACGGACCGCTTTCGGGCCGGGATCATGGCGGCGCTGGAGGACGCGGAGTCTCTGCCCCGAGGAGGCTttcgctgccgcctctgccacgTGTCCGTCGCCAACA AGCCCAGCCTGGAGGACCACCTGCGTGGGAAGAAACACCAGCGCCTGGAGCACCTCCGCACCGCCCGCCCAGCCCAGGAGCAACGCAGTGTCTTTGGCAGGGGCTTCCGCAAGGGCACGCTGGCCTCGGAGCGGAGCGACTACTTCCAGGCCTACGGAGAGGTGGTCGACGTGGTGATGGACAAAGAGAAG ACTTCAAGGGAGCAAGAGAGGCCAGGAACGCGGAGGAAGCCAAGCTGCACTACGTCCGGAGGGGGCCGGAAATCTGTCAGGAAACCTCGACTCTCAGAAGCTGGAATTGCACCCtcctaa
- the MTA2 gene encoding metastasis-associated protein MTA2 isoform X2, with amino-acid sequence MAANMYRVGDYVYFENSSSNPYLVRRIEELNKTANGNVEAKVVCLFRRRDISSSLNSLADSNAREFEEESKQPSVSEQQRHQLKHRELFLSRQFESLPATHIRGKCSVTLLNETDILSQYLDKEDCFFYSLVFDPVQKTLLADQGEIRVGCKYQAEIPERLAEGESDNRNQQKMEMKVWDPDNPLTDRQIDQFLVVARAVGTFARALDCSSSIRQPSLHMSAAAASRDITLFHAMDTLQRNGYDLAKAMSTLVPQGGPVLCRDEMEEWSASEAMLFEEALEKYGKDFNDIRQDFLPWKSLASIVQFYYMWKTTDRYIQQKRLKAAEADSKLKQVYIPTYTKPNPNQIISVGSKPGMNGAGFQKGLTCESCHTTQSAQWYAWGPPNMQCRLCASCWIYWKKYGGLKTPTQLEGAARSVTEPHSRGHLSRPEAQSLSPYTTSANRAKLLAKNRQTFLLQTTKLTRIARRMCRDILQPRRAARRPYAPINANAIKAECSIRLPKAAKTPLKIHPLVRLPLATIVKELAAQAPLKPKTPRGTKTPINRNQLTQNRGLAGIVGKRAYESVAVGGPFSANGRPLASGMRSSTQPTIKRQKLNPADAPNPVVFVATKDTRALRKALSHLEMRRAARRPNLPLKVKSMLPLRPVVAPLVPVPPAHPASTSEPIILED; translated from the exons gAGAATTTGAAGAGGAGTCCAAGCAGCCTTCGGTGTCAGAGCAGCAGCGGCACCAGCTGAAGCACCGGGAGCTTTTCCTCTCACGGCAGTTTGAGTCTCTGCCCGCTACCCACATACG ggggaaatgcagcgTCACCCTGCTGAACGAGACCGACATCCTCAGCCAGTACCTGGATAAAGAG gactGCTTTTTCTACTCGCTGGTCTTCGACCCTGTTCAGAAGACCCTCCTGGCCGACCAGGGTGAGATCCGGGTGGGCTGCAAGTACCAGGCGGAGATCCCGGAGCGGCTGGCAGAAG GCGAGTCGGACAACCGGAACCAGCAGAAGATGGAGATGAAGGTGTGGGACCCCGACAACCCCCTCACCGACCGGCAGATCGACCAGTTCCTCGTGGTGGCTCG GGCCGTTGGGACCTTCGCCCGGGCCCTTGACTGCAGCAGCTCCATCCGGCAGCCCAGCCTGCACATGAgcgccgctgctgcctcccggGACATCACGCTG TTCCACGCCATGGACACGCTCCAGCGGAACGGCTACGACCTGGCCAAGGCCATGTCGACGCTGGTGCCCCAGGGGGGGCCTGTGCTGTGCCGGGACGAGATGGAGGAGTGGTCGGCTTCAGAAGCCATGCTCTTCGAGGAGGCCCTGGAGAAGTACGGCAAGGACTTCAACGACATCCGGCAGGACTTT CTCCCCTGGAAGTCCCTGGCCAGCATTGTGCAGTTCTACTACATGTGGAAGACGACAGACCGCTACATCCAGCAG AAAAGGTTGAAAGCAGCAGAGGCCGACAGCAAGCTGAAGCAAGTGTACATCCCCACCTA CACGAAGCCCAACCCGAACCAGATCATCTCTGTGGGCTCCAAGCCCGGCATGAACGGAGCGGGCTTCCAGAAGGGGCTGAcctgcgagagctgccaca ccaCCCAGTCGGCCCAGTGGTatgcctggggcccccccaacATGCAGTGCCGCCTCTGCGCCTCCTGCTGGATCTACTGGAAGAAGTATGGCGGCCTGAAGACCCCCACCCAGCTGGAGGGAGCGGCTCGCAGCGTCACG GAGCCGCACTCTCGGGGCCACCTCTCCCGCCCGGAAGCCCAGAGCCTCTCGCCCTACACGACCAGCGCCAACCGGGCCAAGCTGCTGGCCAAGAACCGGCAGACCTTCCTGCTGCAGACCACCAAGCTGACCCGCATCGCCCGCCGCATGTGCCGGGACATCCTCCAGCCCCGCCGGGCCGCCCGGCGCCCCTACGCGCCCATCAACGCCAACGCCATCAAGGCCGAGT gtTCCATCCGGCTTCCCAAGGCCGCCAAGACGCCCCTCAAGATCCACCCTCTGGTGCGGCTGCCTCTGGCCACCATCGTCAAGGAGCTGG CTGCCCAGGCCCCCCTGAAACCAAAAACTCCCCGGGGCACCAAGACGCCCATCAACAGGAACCAGCTGACCCAGAACCGGGGCCTGGCTGGCATCGTGGGCAAGCGGGCGTACGAGAGT GTGGCAGTGGGCGGCCCCTTCTCGGCCAACGGGCGGCCCCTGGCTTCCGGGATGCGGTCGAGCACTCAGCCCACCATCAAGCGTCAGAAGCTGAACCCGGCAGACGCCCCCAACCCTGTCGTGTTTGTGGCCACCAAGGACACCAG GGCGCTGCGCAAGGCCCTGAGCCACCTGGAGATGCGCCGTGCCGCCCGCCGGCCCAACCTGCCGCTCAAGGTGAAGTCGATGCTGCCCCTCCGGCCTGTGGTGGCCCCCCTGGTGCCTGTGCCCCCAGCCCACCCGGCCAGCACCAGCGAGCCCATCATCCTGGAAGACTGA